In a genomic window of Methanogenium sp. S4BF:
- a CDS encoding PKD domain-containing protein: MGRYSCNNLQEESSHFPVKNHDDASSEMIGSIILIGVFVAAFGVVLVMLLSAPSAFVVPAVSIDARIIEDDDTYVLDLRAGDTLQRNETRILVDGRDVTANFTSTMGGSDWDQWGSGDSLTLDLTGNEPPESVQIIYYDPNGGGILLWDVGTSATVIPPTGLTPVAAFSANVTGGMAPLTVQFTDASSNDPYAWQWSFGDGGSSSAQHPVHIYTSPGVYTIQLTAYNPDGSGSAVKTGYIQVFAIEPLFPVAWWRFDEASGSTAVDSSGNGNDGIIEGGPADRRAGACGTGLYFDGTTTWVSVPDDDTLSFNDTFTFAGWFKPEVPEYVSAPDSYRNYTQIIGKGYDDYQRSKYSNNYEVFLKIDNDALRFEENGELDAVNAEGAISDVTGLPLSYDEWFHIAVVVDGGTGTVYVDGQEEGTFSVTRTPLQENTEPVSIGRQMVTKYDWANFFYKGMMDELYLYGTALTADEVATLADACSPPSGDAPVVSFTGTPVTGDAPLAVQFTSTVTGTTPFTYLWSFGDGTTSSDLNPLHTYTDAGTYDVNLTVTNGYGTDTLERTAYINATEGVSAFAQYVVNENVFVYGQELSFAGDAVTGPGATIHITGSELNTADLNGGTSLAVSNINVDGTISLDGGSAALGSEVSPGSIYVNGDLYLGIGARDIYGDVYVNGNCYLKDPVIHGTMYVDGELGLGWTPDLTDANIFYTGKFSHPPHMDRSILDKCSKLKSVPGFTIPAVEMPSARSDAWYSSRGYVSGGALADNIRICADSYTAVNDWPAPSTAEDVIIVAKSGDIRLTGMGNRIVTGVLFAPNGEVVFEGSLFEGLVIAQDGFRVTSGGTAVTFKNMNEYISDPADYPF; encoded by the coding sequence ATGGGAAGATATAGCTGTAATAATCTACAGGAAGAGTCGTCTCATTTTCCTGTAAAAAACCATGATGACGCATCATCAGAGATGATCGGCTCGATTATTCTCATTGGCGTATTTGTCGCTGCATTTGGAGTGGTTCTTGTCATGCTCCTTTCTGCGCCATCTGCTTTTGTGGTGCCCGCTGTTTCTATAGATGCCCGTATTATTGAAGATGATGATACGTATGTTCTCGATCTTCGTGCAGGGGACACTCTTCAGAGGAATGAAACACGGATTCTTGTTGACGGAAGGGATGTGACAGCAAATTTCACCTCCACTATGGGTGGTTCCGATTGGGATCAGTGGGGTTCTGGCGATTCATTAACTCTTGATCTTACTGGTAATGAACCGCCCGAATCCGTTCAAATAATATATTACGATCCAAATGGGGGTGGCATCCTTCTTTGGGATGTCGGGACGAGCGCGACCGTGATTCCCCCGACCGGTCTAACGCCGGTGGCGGCATTCTCTGCGAATGTGACGGGTGGCATGGCTCCGCTGACAGTCCAATTCACGGATGCATCGTCCAATGACCCTTATGCATGGCAGTGGAGTTTTGGTGACGGAGGTTCATCATCGGCGCAGCATCCGGTGCATATCTATACCTCCCCCGGCGTGTACACGATTCAGCTGACTGCATACAACCCGGACGGTTCGGGGTCGGCTGTTAAAACCGGATATATCCAGGTATTTGCTATAGAACCCCTTTTCCCTGTTGCGTGGTGGCGGTTCGATGAAGCGTCCGGAAGCACTGCGGTTGATTCGTCCGGCAACGGCAACGACGGGATCATCGAGGGCGGTCCGGCGGACCGGCGGGCAGGTGCCTGCGGCACTGGTCTCTATTTCGACGGCACGACCACCTGGGTGAGCGTCCCGGACGATGATACACTCAGCTTCAATGACACATTCACGTTTGCCGGGTGGTTCAAACCTGAAGTGCCGGAATATGTTTCGGCCCCGGATTCCTATCGGAACTATACCCAGATCATCGGTAAAGGCTACGATGATTACCAGCGGAGCAAATACTCAAATAATTATGAAGTATTTCTCAAGATTGATAATGACGCTCTTCGATTCGAGGAAAACGGTGAACTTGACGCTGTGAATGCAGAGGGGGCCATATCGGATGTCACTGGCCTGCCACTTTCTTATGACGAGTGGTTCCATATTGCGGTCGTGGTTGACGGCGGAACGGGAACCGTATATGTCGACGGTCAGGAAGAAGGGACCTTCAGCGTCACGCGGACACCGCTTCAGGAAAATACGGAACCGGTCAGTATTGGCAGGCAGATGGTCACGAAATATGACTGGGCCAATTTCTTCTACAAAGGAATGATGGATGAGCTGTATCTCTATGGAACGGCGCTCACAGCAGATGAGGTTGCAACTTTGGCAGATGCATGCTCACCACCCTCCGGGGATGCACCTGTGGTGTCCTTCACTGGGACGCCGGTGACAGGGGATGCCCCGCTTGCTGTGCAGTTCACCTCAACCGTGACGGGGACCACACCCTTCACGTATCTGTGGAGCTTTGGTGACGGTACAACATCCTCGGATCTGAATCCATTGCACACCTATACTGATGCCGGGACGTATGATGTGAACCTCACGGTGACGAATGGATATGGTACGGATACCCTTGAGCGTACGGCATACATTAATGCAACTGAGGGCGTGAGCGCATTTGCGCAGTATGTTGTCAATGAGAATGTCTTTGTATACGGGCAGGAACTCTCATTTGCCGGAGACGCTGTCACTGGACCGGGAGCGACGATTCATATCACCGGTAGTGAACTGAATACGGCTGACCTTAATGGTGGAACCTCTCTTGCTGTTTCAAATATAAATGTGGATGGAACAATCTCACTGGATGGGGGGAGTGCAGCATTAGGATCGGAGGTATCTCCGGGCTCTATCTATGTGAATGGTGACCTGTATCTCGGAATTGGAGCGAGAGACATTTACGGCGATGTCTATGTCAATGGTAACTGCTACCTAAAGGATCCGGTAATTCATGGGACGATGTATGTCGATGGGGAACTGGGGCTTGGCTGGACACCGGATCTCACTGATGCAAATATCTTCTATACCGGGAAGTTTAGTCACCCTCCGCATATGGACCGTTCGATTCTGGACAAATGTTCAAAATTGAAATCAGTGCCAGGATTTACGATTCCTGCTGTTGAGATGCCTTCTGCAAGGAGTGATGCATGGTACTCTTCCCGTGGATATGTATCCGGGGGCGCCCTTGCAGACAATATAAGGATATGTGCCGATAGTTATACTGCCGTTAATGACTGGCCTGCTCCAAGTACGGCTGAAGATGTAATAATCGTTGCAAAATCAGGCGATATCAGACTAACAGGCATGGGAAACAGGATTGTCACCGGTGTGTTATTTGCCCCGAATGGGGAAGTGGTGTTTGAAGGAAGTTTATTTGAGGGACTGGTCATCGCTCAGGATGGGTTCCGGGTAACAAGCGGAGGTACAGCCGTCACCTTCAAAAATATGAACGAATATATCAGCGATCCTGCTGATTATCCGTTTTAA